The sequence below is a genomic window from Thalassobaculum sp. OXR-137.
TGCCGTCGCCCCGACCGTCCTGCTCGTCGAGGATGCCGCCAAGGCGCTGATCGGCAGCAAGCTGGACGACGCCGCGATCGAGAAGGCCGCCGCCGCCTGCTCGGCCGCCTGCAACCCGATCGACGACAAGCGCGGCACCATCGCATACCGAACAAAGGTGGCCGGGGTGCTGCTCAAGCGCACGACCGCAATCGCCGCCGAACGCGCCGGGAGGGCCTGATACCAATGGCGAAGATCCACGTTTCCACCACCATCAACGGCGAGCCGACCGAGTTCCTGTGCGATGCCGGCGACAGCATGCTGGACGCGCTGCGCGACACGCTCGGGCTCACCGGCTCCAAGGAAGGCTGCGGCACGGGTGACTGCGGCGCGTGCAGCATCACCCTGGGCGGCCGGCTGGTCTGTTCCTGCCTGATGCTGGCGGCCGAGGCCGACGGCCAGGAGATCGAGACGATCGAGGGCATGGCGAAGCCCGACAAGCTGCATCCGCTGCAGCAGAAGTTCTTGGAATCCGCCGCCCTGCAATGCGGCATCTGCACCCCGGGAATGCTCGTCGCGGCCAAGTCGCTGCTGGAGCGCAATCCGGATCCGACCGAAACCGAAGTCCGTTTCTGGCTCGCCGGCAACCTGTGCCGGTGCACCGGCTACGACAAGATCGTCCGCGCGGTCATGGAGACCGCCGCCGACATGCGGGAGGCTGCCCGATGAACGACCAGAGCAACAAATGGATCGGTAAGCGCACGGTCCGTCCGGACGGCGCCGACAAGGTTACCGGCCGCGCCGCCTATGCAGCCGACGCCACCATGCCCGGGATGATCTGGGCCAAGGTGCTGCGCAGCCCGTATCCCCATGCGGTCATCAAGTCGATCGACACATCCAAAGCCGAAGCCCTGCCGGGCGTGAAGGCCGTGGCCACCGCCGCCGACTTCGTCGACTTCCCGGTCGATACGCCGGTGCCGCTGGGCATCCAGGACATGCGCTGGATGAGCCGGAACATGCTGGCCAAGGAAAAGGTCCTGTTCCACGGCCACCCGATCGCCGCCGTGGCCGCGACCAACGAGGAGATCGCCGCCGAGGCCTGCGCGCTGATCGAGGTGGATTACGAGGTTCTTCCCTTCGCTATCGAGATCGACGACGCCATCGCCAAGGACGCGCCGATTCTGCACGACTTCATGAAGTTCGACGGCAAGCCGTCCAACATCGCCGGCACCCTGGAGCACACCCTGGGCGACGTCGATGCGGGCTTCGCCGAGGCCGACGTGGTGATCGAGCGCAGCTTCACCACCAAGCCGGTGCACCAGGGCTATATCGAGACCCATGCCTGCGTGGTCAGCGTCGCCCCCGACGACCGCACCACCATCTGGAGCTCCAGCCAGGGCCAGTTCATGGTCCGCGCGATGACCTCCTTCCTGACCGGCATCCCGCAGTCCAAGGTGACCGCCATTCCGGCGGAGATCGGCGGCGGGTTCGGCGGCAAGACCATCGTCTATCTGGAGCCGGTCGCCACGGTCCTGTCGAAGAAGTCCGGCCGTCCGGTGAAGATGGTCATGACCCGCGAAGAGGTCATGCGCGCCACCGGCCCGACCTCCGGTTCCAAGAGCACGGTGAAGATCGGTGCCAAGAAGGACGGCACCATCGTCGCCGGCAAGGGAACCTTCTACCTCCAGGCCGGCTGCCTTCCGGGCTCGCCGATCCGTGGGGCGGCGGGCTGCGCCTTTGCGCCGTATGACATCCCCAACGTGCATTCCTTCGGCTACGACGTGGTGTCCAACCGCTCCAAGGTCGCCGCCTACCGTGCCCCGGGTGCCCCGATCGGTGCCTTCGCGGTGGAAAGCGTGCTGGACGAGCTGGCCGCCGAACTGGGCATGGACCCGCTGAAGCTGCGTCTGAAGAACGCCGCCAAGGAGGGCACCAAGGCCGCCCACGGGCCCACCTACCCGCGCATCGGCTATGTCGAGACGCTGGAAGCCGCGCTGAACAGCGAGCACTACAAGACTCCGCTGTCGGGCAAGTTCCAGGGCCGGGGCGTCGCCTCGGGCTTCTGGTTCAACGCCGGCGGCGAGTCGAGCGCGCAGGTGAACATCACCGAGGACGGCAACGTCGTGGTGACCACGGGCCACCCGGATATCGGCGGCTCGCGCGCGTCCATCGCCAACATCACTGCCGAACTTCTGGGCATCAACTACGACCAGGTGTCCGTGCAGATCGGCGATACGGCCACGATCGGCTACAGCAACCTGACCGGCGGCAGCCGCGTGCTGTTCGCCTCGGCCATGGTGGTGACCGAATCGACCGAGCAGGTGATCGAGCAGCTCAAGGGCCGGGCCGCCAAGATCTGGGGCATCGATCCGTCCCAGGTGGTCTGGGAAGGCGGCGAGGCCCGTCCGATGGGCGAGCACAGCGCCAACTTCCCCTCCATGACCCTGGAGGAGCTCGCAGCTAAGGCGAACGCCACCGGCGGCCCGATCGGAGCCGGCAGCCAGAGCAACACCGTCGGTGCCGAAGGCGGCTTCGCCACCCATGTCTGCGACGTGGAGGTGGATGTCGATCTCGGGATCGTGCGGGTGCTGCGCTACACCTGCTTCCAGGATGTCGGCCGGGCGATCCACCCGAGCTACGTGGAAGGCCAGCTCCAGGGCGGTGTGGCCCAGGGAATTGGCTGGGCGCTGAACGAGGAGTACATCTACAACAAGAAGGGTCAGGTCGATAATCCGGGCTTCCTCGACTACCGAATGCCCGTCTGCTCCGACCTGCCGATGCTCGATTGCGGCATCATCGAGATCCCGAATCCGAAGCACCCGCAGGGTGTCCGCGGCGTCGGCGAGGTTCCGCTGGTGCCGGGTCCGGCGGCCGTGCGCAACGCGGTGCACGACGCCATCGGCATCTGGATCGATGACCTGCCGCTGTCGCCGCCGAACGTCCTGGCCGCGATCGACGCCAACGCCGCCAAGCAGGCCGCCGAGTAACCGCACACTGACCAACGGAGCGCCGGCCCGAGCCGGCACTCCGCTCCAGACGAAGAACGGCCGCCGCGCTCCCAACCGAGCCGGCGGCCGTTTCTGCTTCAACTCCCGGCTTTCCCACACGATGGCAGCAAGACCAAGCCCATGTTAGAAAGACAAAGGTAAGGAAAAGGCAGGCGGAGCCAATGAATTCAGACCCACTATCGGCTTCGGAATTTGACCTCCCGCCCTGGTTTTACGCCGATCTCACAGCAACGGTCGCCCATCCGACTTTGCGGCACGTCCTGGCACATTGGGAAACGTTGAAGGACGGTGCAGGCCTGCCGAAAGCCAGCCGGATCGATCCGCTGGACCTGCGCCCGCATCTGCCCGACCTGTTCATGGTCCGGGTTGCCGGCGACGGTCAGGAGTTCACCTATTCGCTGATCGGCACCCGGATCACCGAGATCCTGGATCGGGATGCGACGGGGCGGACGGTCGCGGACACGTTTCCAGCCGATCATCCGATCGTCGAGATCTACCGGCTGATCTGCCGGCGGCGCATTCCGGTGCGAACGCACGGCCAGGTGAGCTGGGTCGACAAGGAGTACAAGAGCTTCGAGAGCGTGATGATGCCGCTCACCGACGACGAGGGCACCGTGATCAAGATCCTCGGCGCTGCGGTCTACCTGCCCGCCCCCTGATCGGCAGGCGGCCGAGCCCGGCCCCCTATTTCTTCAGGTGATCGGACAGTTCGTTCAGCAGCCGCATGACTTCCTGCGACGCCTCGGCGGCCTCCTCGACCTTCGCAGTGGCCAGGGCGATGTCGCCGGCGGCGAAGGCCTTGGCCGCGTCGATGCCGGCACGGTGCACCTGCTGATGCGGCGTCATCAGTGCCCTCCAGGCCGGATGGCCGGTCAGCCGCGAATCATTCTGGGCGTCGTACCATTTGCCCAGACGGCAGCTATGATGGTCGGCCAGTTCGTCAGGTCGCAGCATCTCGCGACCGACCAGCATCTGGGCCAGACGGCGCATCCAGATCATGTGGTCCGACTTCGCGGCATGGATCGTGGCATTGGGCACGCCGGCCTGCACGAAGCCGTCGATCGCCTTGCTGATCGTGGGACCTGTCTTCTCCAGCAGCCCGATGGTGCTGTCGACCATGTAGACGTTGCGCGCGCTCATGTCGGCGATGGCGGTGACGCCCTCGGCGATCTCGGCGGTGGCCGTCTGCTGCTCGCCGAGGATCTGCGACACCTCGTGCATGCTGCGCGTCACCGAGCCGATGCGCTCGGCGAGGTTTTCCATTTCCTGGCCCACGGTCTGGATGGTGCCCCGCCCCTCCTCGACCCGTTCCGCGCCGGAGCGCATGACCCCGACGATCTCCTGCATGTCGGTGCGGATGCCGGAGATGCGCTCGCGGATGTCCACGGTGGCGCCGGCCGTCTGGTTGGCGAGGGTCTTCACCTCGCTGGCCACGACGGCGAAGCCCTTCCCCGCCTCGCCCGCCCGCGCCGCCTCGATGGTGGCGTTCAGCGCCAGCAGGTTGGTCTGCTTGGCGATGTTTTCGATGGTCGAGACGATGTCGCCGATGGCGACGGAGGCTTCGGCCAGCGCGTCCACCTTCTGCACCGCCGATTGGACGACCTGAAAGACGCCTTCCATCGCGGCCACCGCCTGACCCGCCGCGGCCCGACCGCTGTCGGACACCGCCGCCGCCTCGGCGGCTTCGGCTGACGCCCCCTCGGTCGTGTGACTGATCGTCTGCACCGTAACGGTCAGTTCCTCCACGGCGGAGGCGATCGACTGGGAGCGGTTGTCCACATCGCGCAGGGAACTCATCATTTCGGAGGTCCGGCGCACGCCGTCGCTGGCCGCGACCGACATCTCCACCCAGCGTTCGAGGCGGCTCTCCCCCTCGGTGTCCACGCCCTTGAGACGCAGAAGCTTCTGGCCGATCTCGCCGCCCTGACGGGCGACCAGTTCCTCATTGCCGGCGAGCAGCGCGTCGATCAGATCCTCGGCCGACAGCGACCCGGTCGCTTCCGCAGCGCTCATGTTACAGACTCCAGCAAATGACGAACGTGACAGTCCGGATGGAGCTTAGGAGCGACCCGTTTAGATAGTGTTAAGTGGACCGCCAATAGCCGGAGATTTCTTCGGGCTTTCCGCCCCAGCGGATCCGTCAGGCGGACCCGTCGCGCCGCCAGTATCCGGCGCTGGCGACACAGGCGGCCGGCAGGCCCAGATCCTCGCGGAAATGTGCCCGCACCTGTCGGGCTGTCTCCGCCTCGCCCGCGAACCAGACGCCGGCGTCGGCCGGCAGAGCGACAGAACGCATGGCCTCGACAAGCGCCCCATCGCCGCCGACCACCCACTGGACCGTGAAGCCGTCCGGCGCGACCGGATCGATCCGCGCCTCGGCGTTGCGCAGGCCGATCACCGCATGCCCCCGTGCATCCTTCGGGCGCTTCTCCAGGATCCGCGAGATGGCGGGCAAGGCGGTTTCGTCGCCGCCGATCAGCAGCCACCCGTCCTTCGGATAGGAACCGCCGCCCGGGCCCATCACCCCGACCCGATCGCCCGGAGCCGCCACCTCGGCCCAGTCGGCCACCGCGCCCCCGGCATGACGCACCACGTCCACGTCGATCTCCCCCAAGGCGAGGGAGATCGCCCGGATGGTATAGACGCGCACGGTCAGTGCGTCGGGGCCCTCCGGAAG
It includes:
- a CDS encoding PAS domain-containing protein is translated as MNSDPLSASEFDLPPWFYADLTATVAHPTLRHVLAHWETLKDGAGLPKASRIDPLDLRPHLPDLFMVRVAGDGQEFTYSLIGTRITEILDRDATGRTVADTFPADHPIVEIYRLICRRRIPVRTHGQVSWVDKEYKSFESVMMPLTDDEGTVIKILGAAVYLPAP
- a CDS encoding siderophore-interacting protein encodes the protein MTGSLHAELSLTLDRADAWLDEQVKRLAEHDLLPVSRSPDAVEFQSSYGRFRLQAHGTDLQVRVESADAGGLEVLQETVSFYLLAHDGTLADRMVWRGYDPQESLPANFREMEVIDRRLVSPWMIRLTLKGRDIDHFAERGLHVRLMVPPAGIGRPPVWPKRSRSGAVVLPEGPDALTVRVYTIRAISLALGEIDVDVVRHAGGAVADWAEVAAPGDRVGVMGPGGGSYPKDGWLLIGGDETALPAISRILEKRPKDARGHAVIGLRNAEARIDPVAPDGFTVQWVVGGDGALVEAMRSVALPADAGVWFAGEAETARQVRAHFREDLGLPAACVASAGYWRRDGSA
- a CDS encoding xanthine dehydrogenase family protein molybdopterin-binding subunit, with the protein product MNDQSNKWIGKRTVRPDGADKVTGRAAYAADATMPGMIWAKVLRSPYPHAVIKSIDTSKAEALPGVKAVATAADFVDFPVDTPVPLGIQDMRWMSRNMLAKEKVLFHGHPIAAVAATNEEIAAEACALIEVDYEVLPFAIEIDDAIAKDAPILHDFMKFDGKPSNIAGTLEHTLGDVDAGFAEADVVIERSFTTKPVHQGYIETHACVVSVAPDDRTTIWSSSQGQFMVRAMTSFLTGIPQSKVTAIPAEIGGGFGGKTIVYLEPVATVLSKKSGRPVKMVMTREEVMRATGPTSGSKSTVKIGAKKDGTIVAGKGTFYLQAGCLPGSPIRGAAGCAFAPYDIPNVHSFGYDVVSNRSKVAAYRAPGAPIGAFAVESVLDELAAELGMDPLKLRLKNAAKEGTKAAHGPTYPRIGYVETLEAALNSEHYKTPLSGKFQGRGVASGFWFNAGGESSAQVNITEDGNVVVTTGHPDIGGSRASIANITAELLGINYDQVSVQIGDTATIGYSNLTGGSRVLFASAMVVTESTEQVIEQLKGRAAKIWGIDPSQVVWEGGEARPMGEHSANFPSMTLEELAAKANATGGPIGAGSQSNTVGAEGGFATHVCDVEVDVDLGIVRVLRYTCFQDVGRAIHPSYVEGQLQGGVAQGIGWALNEEYIYNKKGQVDNPGFLDYRMPVCSDLPMLDCGIIEIPNPKHPQGVRGVGEVPLVPGPAAVRNAVHDAIGIWIDDLPLSPPNVLAAIDANAAKQAAE
- a CDS encoding methyl-accepting chemotaxis protein, which translates into the protein MSAAEATGSLSAEDLIDALLAGNEELVARQGGEIGQKLLRLKGVDTEGESRLERWVEMSVAASDGVRRTSEMMSSLRDVDNRSQSIASAVEELTVTVQTISHTTEGASAEAAEAAAVSDSGRAAAGQAVAAMEGVFQVVQSAVQKVDALAEASVAIGDIVSTIENIAKQTNLLALNATIEAARAGEAGKGFAVVASEVKTLANQTAGATVDIRERISGIRTDMQEIVGVMRSGAERVEEGRGTIQTVGQEMENLAERIGSVTRSMHEVSQILGEQQTATAEIAEGVTAIADMSARNVYMVDSTIGLLEKTGPTISKAIDGFVQAGVPNATIHAAKSDHMIWMRRLAQMLVGREMLRPDELADHHSCRLGKWYDAQNDSRLTGHPAWRALMTPHQQVHRAGIDAAKAFAAGDIALATAKVEEAAEASQEVMRLLNELSDHLKK
- a CDS encoding (2Fe-2S)-binding protein, which encodes MAKIHVSTTINGEPTEFLCDAGDSMLDALRDTLGLTGSKEGCGTGDCGACSITLGGRLVCSCLMLAAEADGQEIETIEGMAKPDKLHPLQQKFLESAALQCGICTPGMLVAAKSLLERNPDPTETEVRFWLAGNLCRCTGYDKIVRAVMETAADMREAAR